From the Neosynechococcus sphagnicola sy1 genome, the window AATACCAGTAAGCGGCGGAACAAAATGAACCTCATGTCCATTTCGATACCGCTGAATGTAGACAATTATGATGTCGATTTTCATGGTTCGCTTCACAAACTTATTTGACTTGTGCTTTATGGCAGTCTAACCTCGTTCGCGCAGCTTGGATCGAACCAATCGATTTAAATTGCTTGTAGATAACTACTGGATAAACAAAAAAGTAGGAGTTTGACATAGATGTGTCAGGCAGTCAGCCTTGCGTTGATCCAGCAGCTATTGACAGTAAATCCTCATCCATTGTTAAGGCGGCATAACGGTGGAGTTAACCGGCGCTACCGAAGCGGACAGACCGGGAGAGAGATGTTGGCAAAGCGATTGTCATGAAACCAACTCCAAGAGGTTGCGTCCGGGTTGAACGATTGGTTAGGCCGGACTTGGATAATTGACTTGATTAAATAGGTTAACTGCAATTTGCTCAAGCTCCTGTCGCTGTTCAATTGGGATTGAATATATAGTGGTGGCGCCATTACGTGCACCCCAGAGTGTGCCAGCCATAGCGCTGATGGTATCTACATCGCCCTTGCAGGACCTTGCAAACGACAATAGTTCTGAAAAAGATTTGTCAAAATGTAAAAACGCTATACAAATTGAGGACATGACCGATGATTGTGCAGTCATACCATTTCCTAGTGTCTTGGCAATCTCCTTGGGAGATGGGGTATGATTGCTCGAAAGCCAAGCGTGAATTATTTTTAGCTGAGTTCCAAACTCCTTAGATTTGCAATGTTCTTTTAGTGTATTAATAATATCATCAATCGTGACATGATTTATGATTAAATGAGTTGTAAGGGCAATTAGAATTGCACCCTCAATTGCCAAAGGGTGTGAATGTGTAATCTCGGCCGAACGCTTTGTCTCAGAAAGCAATCTATCGATATTATCATTAAAATAAAGCGCTAGAATTGATGCTCGCATGGCTGCACCATTTCCAAATGACCCGTTCTTGAAAATAGCCATCGAGGCTTTCTGCCAAGGTTCACCTTTGCCGATGCGTTTGAGCAATCGAGCGGTGCCTGGGCCATATCCTCGACTCCATTTATAGCTATTCGCAAATCGGGTTGATAAGTCCAATTGGTTGAGTTCGCCATTATCAAGAAGGGACATTGCGATGTCGATGGACATTTGTGTATCATCGGTCCACCGTGGGAGCCCATCTTTGGTGCGTCCAATTAATTTCCAAATCAATTGCTCTAGAATACCGCCTTCATAGGGTGCCCCCATGGCGTCGCCGAGAGCTAGCCCAAGAATACAACCGAGGTACTGATCTTTTGAGGGCATTGGGGGGTCTAATGGGGCGCGAGATAAGCGGAACTCCGACTTGAACGATGCGGAAGCATCGGACGACCAAGGAGTGAAGTGCACCGGAATCCGAAGGATTCTGCTTCATCGAGTAGTTGGGCAGATTGCGAGCTGAAGATTGGAGGTATAACAAACTCGATGAAGTCTCGCGCCCCATTGGGCGAGCAGGCGAGCCCCGCGAGCGATCGCCCAACGTTCGCAATCACCGGACGCAGATAATCTTCTCTAGCCCCAGCATATTTCAAAGTTCCGGTGCATTGCGGTTGTTAGGCTGCAAGATTCAATATAAGATAGCCCAATTCCGATCACATGGACAAGCTAAACATCAAGGTTGATACTTTAATAAAAATCTTTCAGTAATAGATCTTAAAAAGCTATCTAATGTAAGAAGGGCTTGCTGAGCGATCGGTTCTGGTATACCACCATAAAAAGCTTCCGCTATCCCACCCGCCATGCAAGCGAGGGTATCACTATCACCTCCAATAAAAATTGCATTGCGGATGGTGTCTTCAAAACCAGTTGATTCTAGGAACGCAATCACTGCTTGAGGTACAGATCGTTGACATGTTACACCTGCTGGCTCCACTGTATTCAATTCTAAACTCAGGTCATAGTTAAAGGTATTTTCGATGAAAGCTTTAATTTCAGGTTTAGAGTATTTTTTACGAGCCATAAAAATAGCCACAGCTATT encodes:
- a CDS encoding ADP-ribosylglycohydrolase family protein; amino-acid sequence: MPSKDQYLGCILGLALGDAMGAPYEGGILEQLIWKLIGRTKDGLPRWTDDTQMSIDIAMSLLDNGELNQLDLSTRFANSYKWSRGYGPGTARLLKRIGKGEPWQKASMAIFKNGSFGNGAAMRASILALYFNDNIDRLLSETKRSAEITHSHPLAIEGAILIALTTHLIINHVTIDDIINTLKEHCKSKEFGTQLKIIHAWLSSNHTPSPKEIAKTLGNGMTAQSSVMSSICIAFLHFDKSFSELLSFARSCKGDVDTISAMAGTLWGARNGATTIYSIPIEQRQELEQIAVNLFNQVNYPSPA